A genomic region of Alnus glutinosa chromosome 11, dhAlnGlut1.1, whole genome shotgun sequence contains the following coding sequences:
- the LOC133881710 gene encoding uncharacterized protein LOC133881710 isoform X1 has translation MDPFDDLLDEPAINRTARAGGKFQPKAKPRPRKGTSVSVPSTIISDSKEKAAVLPITDVDATQTIQPADTVDNKLNNTVCSSLATSAEEFLKGNEDLFSGFPNLADTTQSILVNPPSEAVATREDVGSIDALPSELAVSDINGDWHLSFRQSETEADSTELDVDPSADIFPEPTLNSTGSDAAPSVHAGDVADDRLDSLGLDLDPLYDDIIDPLASKSKAGGKFQPKTKSRSGNKTSTSVPSAPNATEEKAVRLTSTGLDTAQYAQPVVAENKLTNGDGMSVATSEIVGTQQHSKDNEGSFSDRRSLESIEASSKFVTGGDAGSKDAHAEVSTSVRNSVWHSSIGIFSSEVDSMGFELEPFGDVLPEAATRDSNNDGGGSLSPLEMPTLLACNNKDTNENFGIPACSSFDSLALRTCDAVELHTCPYPGTTQDTVSCREAPVSNKDGDIQIDNGRSETEFQEAGVFSGIETLDFISEANIASVRHAGKFQPKPNKRTRKEKPSTGISLPEVESIMHLQAPQLATSETGYMDEGSVPSFAADYPFQDNSMRFDDFIALDPTSEIPMNEELRNLPENSHSDGHFLGDILHRKDVPNVPAEAAESGKGETSTAPNLLQKCQKTATAVEENDGGKSSRQLRKRVACQLIDEANDEDNENGGFCAEPPSTSNVDEDYDDGYRVESTSQKKRAPRKSKKPEAENGKPVRKRKRANEVADDSTKEPPKKFSHSTRRNRGRVDKDLLETPWDEIDHQRLPIKDLILHAEYRERSASKEAGRSKTPLTNLRSYNSFNEESSYNREETFASEQGRGSDDDQPNYEVQPNETLINYQSFMDKAPSTRWSKQDTELFYEAVRQFGTDFSMIQQLFPSRTRHQVKLKFKKEERQYPVRLSEALTSRAKDHSHFQLVIDRLQEASQAEEHSNVEDSVGVTGEEEEEVVELTTQAKLLMCAQEEVAKPEQDEEAVKDQDVDFAGGAQSPVKADASDDEVFNWSQYKSDY, from the exons ATGGACCCTTTTGATGATCTTCTTGATGAACCTGCCATCAACCGTA CAGCTCGGGCTGGTGGTAAATTTCAACCCAAGGCTAAACCACGGCCTAGAAAAGGAACATCTGTCTCAGTTCCTTCAACAATCATTAGTGATTCAAAGGAAAAGGCTGCTGTACTACCCATCACCGATGTGGATGCCACTCAAACCATTCAGCCTGCTGATACTGTAGataataaattgaataatacaGTTTGTTCATCTCTAGCTACCTCAGCGGAGGAATTTCTAAAAGGCAATGAGGATTTGTTCTCAGGGTTTCCAAACTTAGCCGATACCACACAATCCATATTAGTGAACCCTCCCTCTGAAGCTGTTGCGACCAGGGAGGATGTGGGCTCCATAGATGCTCTACCTTCAGAGCTTGCAGTGTCTGACATCAATGGTGACTGGCACTTAAGCTTTAGGCAATCGGAGACTGAG GCAGACTCTACGGAGTTGGATGTTGACCCTTCAGCTGACATCTTTCCCGAGCCTACACTTAACTCTACTGGCTCAGATGCAGCACCATCTGTTCATGCTGGTGATGTTGCAGATGATAGACTGGATTCCTTGGGATTGGATTTGGACCCGTTATATGATGATATTATTGATCCTCTTGCAAGTAAAT CTAAGGCTGGTGGCAAGTTTCAACCCAAGACTAAATCCCGCTCTGGAAACAAAACTTCTACATCAGTCCCATCAGCTCCAAATGCTACAGAGGAAAAGGCTGTTAGACTAACCTCCACAGGCTTAGACACAGCACAATATGCTCAGCCAGttgttgcagaaaataaatTGACAAATGGGGATGGTATGTCTGTAGCTACCTCGGAGATTGTGGGTACTCAACAGCATTCAAAAGACAATGAAGGTTCATTTTCTGACAGGAGAAGCTTGGAATCCATTGAGGCCTCATCCAAGTTTGTGACTGGAGGGGATGCTGGCTCTAAAGATGCTCATGCAGAGGTTTCAACGTCTGTCAGAAACAGTGTTTGGCATTCTAGCATAGGAATATTCTCATCAGAG GTGGACTCCATGGGTTTTGAATTGGAGCCCTTTGGTGATGTTCTTCCTGAGGCTGCCACAAGAGATAGTAATAATGATGGGGGAGGTTCTCTTTCTCCTTTAGAAATGCCTACTCTTCTTGCTTGCAATAATAAGGATACCAATGAAAATTTTGGTATTCCAGCTTGTAGTTCTTTTGACTCTTTAGCACTCAGGACATGCGATGCTGTAGAGCTTCATACTTGTCCTTATCCTGGTACAACCCAAGACACAGTAAGCTGTAGGGAAGCTCCTGTTTCTAACAAGGATGGTGATATTCAGATTGACAATGGAAGGTCGGAAACAGAG TTTCAGGAAGCTGGGGTCTTTTCTGGCATCGAAACCCTAGATTTTATTTCTGAGGCCAATATTGCATCTG tacgGCATGCTGGCAAGTTTCAACCCAAGCCcaataaaagaacaagaaaagagaaaccTAGTACTGGCATCTCTCTCCCAGAAGTTGAGTCTATTATGCATCTGCAGGCTCCTCAGCTGGCTACTTCTGAAACTGGATACATGGATGAGGGCTCAGTTCCTTCCTTTGCAGCTGACTATCCTTTTCAGGATAACTCCATGAGGTTTGATGATTTTATTGCCTTGGATCCAACATCTGAAATTCCAATGAATGAAGAATTGAGAAATCTTCCAGAAAATTCTCACTCAGATGGTCACTTTTTGGGGGATATTCTGCATCGGAAGGATGTTCCTAATGTTCCTGCAGAG GCTGCTGAAAGTGGAAAAGGAGAAACTTCTACTGCACCAAATCTTCTTCAGAAATGCCAAAAAACTGCTACAGCTGTTGAAGAGAACGATGGTGGGAAATCGTCGAGGCAGCTGAGGAAGCGAGTAGCTTGCCAACTTATTGATGAGGCGAATGATGAGGATAATGAAAATGGTGGCTTCTGCGCTGAACCTCCCAGTACTTCTAATGTAGATGAAGACTATGATGATGGATATAGAGTGGAGAGTACATCCCAGAAGAAAAGAGCTCCAAGAAAGTCAAAGAAACCTGAGGCTGAAAATGGAAAGCCTGTACGAAAGCGTAAGAGGGCCAATGAAGTAGCAGACGACTCAACCAAGGAACCTCCCAAAAAATTTTCTCATTCAACTCGTCGAAATAGAGGACGCG TTGACAAGGATTTACTTGAAACCCCGTGGGATGAAATTGACCATCAAAGGTTGCCTATCAAGGATCTTATTTTGCATGCAGAGTATAGGGAGCGATCAGCG AGCAAAGAGGCAGGAAGATCAAAAACACCCTTGACCAATTTAAG ATCTTACAATTCCTTTAACGAGGAATCATCTTATAATAGAGAGGAGACCTTTGCTTCAGAACAGGGCAGAGGCTCTGATGATGATCAACCGAACTATGAGGTTCAACCAAATGAAACTCTCATTAATTACCAGTCTTTCATGGACAAAGCTCCCAGTACAAGATGGTCAAAACAAGACACAGAACTGTTCTATGAG GCTGTTCGGCAGTTTGGGACAGATTTTTCTATGATACAACAACTTTTTCCCAGTCGAACACGTCATCAAGTCAAGTTGAAATTTAAGAAGGAAGAGCGTCAATATCCCGTAAGGCTTTCTGAAGCCCTGACAAGTCGTGCCAAAG ATCATTCCCATTTCCAATTGGTGATTGATCGCCTGCAAGAAGCTTCTCAGGCAGAAGAACACTCTAATGTAGAGGACTCAGTTGGTGTAACAGgcgaggaggaggaggaggtggtggaATTGACAACTCAAGCCAAG TTATTGATGTGTGCGCAGGAGGAAGTGGCAAAACCTGAGCAGGATGAGGAAGCAGTTAAAGATCAGGATGTAGATTTTGCCGGAGGAGCTCAAAGTCCAGTGAAGGCTGATGCAAGCGATGATGAGGTCTTTAACTGGAGTCAATATAAAAGTGATTATTAG
- the LOC133881710 gene encoding uncharacterized protein LOC133881710 isoform X2, with translation MDPFDDLLDEPAINRTRAGGKFQPKAKPRPRKGTSVSVPSTIISDSKEKAAVLPITDVDATQTIQPADTVDNKLNNTVCSSLATSAEEFLKGNEDLFSGFPNLADTTQSILVNPPSEAVATREDVGSIDALPSELAVSDINGDWHLSFRQSETEADSTELDVDPSADIFPEPTLNSTGSDAAPSVHAGDVADDRLDSLGLDLDPLYDDIIDPLASKSKAGGKFQPKTKSRSGNKTSTSVPSAPNATEEKAVRLTSTGLDTAQYAQPVVAENKLTNGDGMSVATSEIVGTQQHSKDNEGSFSDRRSLESIEASSKFVTGGDAGSKDAHAEVSTSVRNSVWHSSIGIFSSEVDSMGFELEPFGDVLPEAATRDSNNDGGGSLSPLEMPTLLACNNKDTNENFGIPACSSFDSLALRTCDAVELHTCPYPGTTQDTVSCREAPVSNKDGDIQIDNGRSETEFQEAGVFSGIETLDFISEANIASVRHAGKFQPKPNKRTRKEKPSTGISLPEVESIMHLQAPQLATSETGYMDEGSVPSFAADYPFQDNSMRFDDFIALDPTSEIPMNEELRNLPENSHSDGHFLGDILHRKDVPNVPAEAAESGKGETSTAPNLLQKCQKTATAVEENDGGKSSRQLRKRVACQLIDEANDEDNENGGFCAEPPSTSNVDEDYDDGYRVESTSQKKRAPRKSKKPEAENGKPVRKRKRANEVADDSTKEPPKKFSHSTRRNRGRVDKDLLETPWDEIDHQRLPIKDLILHAEYRERSASKEAGRSKTPLTNLRSYNSFNEESSYNREETFASEQGRGSDDDQPNYEVQPNETLINYQSFMDKAPSTRWSKQDTELFYEAVRQFGTDFSMIQQLFPSRTRHQVKLKFKKEERQYPVRLSEALTSRAKDHSHFQLVIDRLQEASQAEEHSNVEDSVGVTGEEEEEVVELTTQAKLLMCAQEEVAKPEQDEEAVKDQDVDFAGGAQSPVKADASDDEVFNWSQYKSDY, from the exons ATGGACCCTTTTGATGATCTTCTTGATGAACCTGCCATCAACCGTA CTCGGGCTGGTGGTAAATTTCAACCCAAGGCTAAACCACGGCCTAGAAAAGGAACATCTGTCTCAGTTCCTTCAACAATCATTAGTGATTCAAAGGAAAAGGCTGCTGTACTACCCATCACCGATGTGGATGCCACTCAAACCATTCAGCCTGCTGATACTGTAGataataaattgaataatacaGTTTGTTCATCTCTAGCTACCTCAGCGGAGGAATTTCTAAAAGGCAATGAGGATTTGTTCTCAGGGTTTCCAAACTTAGCCGATACCACACAATCCATATTAGTGAACCCTCCCTCTGAAGCTGTTGCGACCAGGGAGGATGTGGGCTCCATAGATGCTCTACCTTCAGAGCTTGCAGTGTCTGACATCAATGGTGACTGGCACTTAAGCTTTAGGCAATCGGAGACTGAG GCAGACTCTACGGAGTTGGATGTTGACCCTTCAGCTGACATCTTTCCCGAGCCTACACTTAACTCTACTGGCTCAGATGCAGCACCATCTGTTCATGCTGGTGATGTTGCAGATGATAGACTGGATTCCTTGGGATTGGATTTGGACCCGTTATATGATGATATTATTGATCCTCTTGCAAGTAAAT CTAAGGCTGGTGGCAAGTTTCAACCCAAGACTAAATCCCGCTCTGGAAACAAAACTTCTACATCAGTCCCATCAGCTCCAAATGCTACAGAGGAAAAGGCTGTTAGACTAACCTCCACAGGCTTAGACACAGCACAATATGCTCAGCCAGttgttgcagaaaataaatTGACAAATGGGGATGGTATGTCTGTAGCTACCTCGGAGATTGTGGGTACTCAACAGCATTCAAAAGACAATGAAGGTTCATTTTCTGACAGGAGAAGCTTGGAATCCATTGAGGCCTCATCCAAGTTTGTGACTGGAGGGGATGCTGGCTCTAAAGATGCTCATGCAGAGGTTTCAACGTCTGTCAGAAACAGTGTTTGGCATTCTAGCATAGGAATATTCTCATCAGAG GTGGACTCCATGGGTTTTGAATTGGAGCCCTTTGGTGATGTTCTTCCTGAGGCTGCCACAAGAGATAGTAATAATGATGGGGGAGGTTCTCTTTCTCCTTTAGAAATGCCTACTCTTCTTGCTTGCAATAATAAGGATACCAATGAAAATTTTGGTATTCCAGCTTGTAGTTCTTTTGACTCTTTAGCACTCAGGACATGCGATGCTGTAGAGCTTCATACTTGTCCTTATCCTGGTACAACCCAAGACACAGTAAGCTGTAGGGAAGCTCCTGTTTCTAACAAGGATGGTGATATTCAGATTGACAATGGAAGGTCGGAAACAGAG TTTCAGGAAGCTGGGGTCTTTTCTGGCATCGAAACCCTAGATTTTATTTCTGAGGCCAATATTGCATCTG tacgGCATGCTGGCAAGTTTCAACCCAAGCCcaataaaagaacaagaaaagagaaaccTAGTACTGGCATCTCTCTCCCAGAAGTTGAGTCTATTATGCATCTGCAGGCTCCTCAGCTGGCTACTTCTGAAACTGGATACATGGATGAGGGCTCAGTTCCTTCCTTTGCAGCTGACTATCCTTTTCAGGATAACTCCATGAGGTTTGATGATTTTATTGCCTTGGATCCAACATCTGAAATTCCAATGAATGAAGAATTGAGAAATCTTCCAGAAAATTCTCACTCAGATGGTCACTTTTTGGGGGATATTCTGCATCGGAAGGATGTTCCTAATGTTCCTGCAGAG GCTGCTGAAAGTGGAAAAGGAGAAACTTCTACTGCACCAAATCTTCTTCAGAAATGCCAAAAAACTGCTACAGCTGTTGAAGAGAACGATGGTGGGAAATCGTCGAGGCAGCTGAGGAAGCGAGTAGCTTGCCAACTTATTGATGAGGCGAATGATGAGGATAATGAAAATGGTGGCTTCTGCGCTGAACCTCCCAGTACTTCTAATGTAGATGAAGACTATGATGATGGATATAGAGTGGAGAGTACATCCCAGAAGAAAAGAGCTCCAAGAAAGTCAAAGAAACCTGAGGCTGAAAATGGAAAGCCTGTACGAAAGCGTAAGAGGGCCAATGAAGTAGCAGACGACTCAACCAAGGAACCTCCCAAAAAATTTTCTCATTCAACTCGTCGAAATAGAGGACGCG TTGACAAGGATTTACTTGAAACCCCGTGGGATGAAATTGACCATCAAAGGTTGCCTATCAAGGATCTTATTTTGCATGCAGAGTATAGGGAGCGATCAGCG AGCAAAGAGGCAGGAAGATCAAAAACACCCTTGACCAATTTAAG ATCTTACAATTCCTTTAACGAGGAATCATCTTATAATAGAGAGGAGACCTTTGCTTCAGAACAGGGCAGAGGCTCTGATGATGATCAACCGAACTATGAGGTTCAACCAAATGAAACTCTCATTAATTACCAGTCTTTCATGGACAAAGCTCCCAGTACAAGATGGTCAAAACAAGACACAGAACTGTTCTATGAG GCTGTTCGGCAGTTTGGGACAGATTTTTCTATGATACAACAACTTTTTCCCAGTCGAACACGTCATCAAGTCAAGTTGAAATTTAAGAAGGAAGAGCGTCAATATCCCGTAAGGCTTTCTGAAGCCCTGACAAGTCGTGCCAAAG ATCATTCCCATTTCCAATTGGTGATTGATCGCCTGCAAGAAGCTTCTCAGGCAGAAGAACACTCTAATGTAGAGGACTCAGTTGGTGTAACAGgcgaggaggaggaggaggtggtggaATTGACAACTCAAGCCAAG TTATTGATGTGTGCGCAGGAGGAAGTGGCAAAACCTGAGCAGGATGAGGAAGCAGTTAAAGATCAGGATGTAGATTTTGCCGGAGGAGCTCAAAGTCCAGTGAAGGCTGATGCAAGCGATGATGAGGTCTTTAACTGGAGTCAATATAAAAGTGATTATTAG
- the LOC133881710 gene encoding uncharacterized protein LOC133881710 isoform X3: MDPFDDLLDEPAINRTARAGGKFQPKAKPRPRKGTSVSVPSTIISDSKEKAAVLPITDVDATQTIQPADTVDNKLNNTVCSSLATSAEEFLKGNEDLFSGFPNLADTTQSILVNPPSEAVATREDVGSIDALPSELAVSDINGDWHLSFRQSETEADSTELDVDPSADIFPEPTLNSTGSDAAPSVHAGDVADDRLDSLGLDLDPLYDDIIDPLASKSKAGGKFQPKTKSRSGNKTSTSVPSAPNATEEKAVRLTSTGLDTAQYAQPVVAENKLTNGDGMSVATSEIVGTQQHSKDNEGSFSDRRSLESIEASSKFVTGGDAGSKDAHAEVSTSVRNSVWHSSIGIFSSEVDSMGFELEPFGDVLPEAATRDSNNDGGGSLSPLEMPTLLACNNKDTNENFGIPACSSFDSLALRTCDAVELHTCPYPGTTQDTVSCREAPVSNKDGDIQIDNGRSETEEAGVFSGIETLDFISEANIASVRHAGKFQPKPNKRTRKEKPSTGISLPEVESIMHLQAPQLATSETGYMDEGSVPSFAADYPFQDNSMRFDDFIALDPTSEIPMNEELRNLPENSHSDGHFLGDILHRKDVPNVPAEAAESGKGETSTAPNLLQKCQKTATAVEENDGGKSSRQLRKRVACQLIDEANDEDNENGGFCAEPPSTSNVDEDYDDGYRVESTSQKKRAPRKSKKPEAENGKPVRKRKRANEVADDSTKEPPKKFSHSTRRNRGRVDKDLLETPWDEIDHQRLPIKDLILHAEYRERSASKEAGRSKTPLTNLRSYNSFNEESSYNREETFASEQGRGSDDDQPNYEVQPNETLINYQSFMDKAPSTRWSKQDTELFYEAVRQFGTDFSMIQQLFPSRTRHQVKLKFKKEERQYPVRLSEALTSRAKDHSHFQLVIDRLQEASQAEEHSNVEDSVGVTGEEEEEVVELTTQAKLLMCAQEEVAKPEQDEEAVKDQDVDFAGGAQSPVKADASDDEVFNWSQYKSDY, translated from the exons ATGGACCCTTTTGATGATCTTCTTGATGAACCTGCCATCAACCGTA CAGCTCGGGCTGGTGGTAAATTTCAACCCAAGGCTAAACCACGGCCTAGAAAAGGAACATCTGTCTCAGTTCCTTCAACAATCATTAGTGATTCAAAGGAAAAGGCTGCTGTACTACCCATCACCGATGTGGATGCCACTCAAACCATTCAGCCTGCTGATACTGTAGataataaattgaataatacaGTTTGTTCATCTCTAGCTACCTCAGCGGAGGAATTTCTAAAAGGCAATGAGGATTTGTTCTCAGGGTTTCCAAACTTAGCCGATACCACACAATCCATATTAGTGAACCCTCCCTCTGAAGCTGTTGCGACCAGGGAGGATGTGGGCTCCATAGATGCTCTACCTTCAGAGCTTGCAGTGTCTGACATCAATGGTGACTGGCACTTAAGCTTTAGGCAATCGGAGACTGAG GCAGACTCTACGGAGTTGGATGTTGACCCTTCAGCTGACATCTTTCCCGAGCCTACACTTAACTCTACTGGCTCAGATGCAGCACCATCTGTTCATGCTGGTGATGTTGCAGATGATAGACTGGATTCCTTGGGATTGGATTTGGACCCGTTATATGATGATATTATTGATCCTCTTGCAAGTAAAT CTAAGGCTGGTGGCAAGTTTCAACCCAAGACTAAATCCCGCTCTGGAAACAAAACTTCTACATCAGTCCCATCAGCTCCAAATGCTACAGAGGAAAAGGCTGTTAGACTAACCTCCACAGGCTTAGACACAGCACAATATGCTCAGCCAGttgttgcagaaaataaatTGACAAATGGGGATGGTATGTCTGTAGCTACCTCGGAGATTGTGGGTACTCAACAGCATTCAAAAGACAATGAAGGTTCATTTTCTGACAGGAGAAGCTTGGAATCCATTGAGGCCTCATCCAAGTTTGTGACTGGAGGGGATGCTGGCTCTAAAGATGCTCATGCAGAGGTTTCAACGTCTGTCAGAAACAGTGTTTGGCATTCTAGCATAGGAATATTCTCATCAGAG GTGGACTCCATGGGTTTTGAATTGGAGCCCTTTGGTGATGTTCTTCCTGAGGCTGCCACAAGAGATAGTAATAATGATGGGGGAGGTTCTCTTTCTCCTTTAGAAATGCCTACTCTTCTTGCTTGCAATAATAAGGATACCAATGAAAATTTTGGTATTCCAGCTTGTAGTTCTTTTGACTCTTTAGCACTCAGGACATGCGATGCTGTAGAGCTTCATACTTGTCCTTATCCTGGTACAACCCAAGACACAGTAAGCTGTAGGGAAGCTCCTGTTTCTAACAAGGATGGTGATATTCAGATTGACAATGGAAGGTCGGAAACAGAG GAAGCTGGGGTCTTTTCTGGCATCGAAACCCTAGATTTTATTTCTGAGGCCAATATTGCATCTG tacgGCATGCTGGCAAGTTTCAACCCAAGCCcaataaaagaacaagaaaagagaaaccTAGTACTGGCATCTCTCTCCCAGAAGTTGAGTCTATTATGCATCTGCAGGCTCCTCAGCTGGCTACTTCTGAAACTGGATACATGGATGAGGGCTCAGTTCCTTCCTTTGCAGCTGACTATCCTTTTCAGGATAACTCCATGAGGTTTGATGATTTTATTGCCTTGGATCCAACATCTGAAATTCCAATGAATGAAGAATTGAGAAATCTTCCAGAAAATTCTCACTCAGATGGTCACTTTTTGGGGGATATTCTGCATCGGAAGGATGTTCCTAATGTTCCTGCAGAG GCTGCTGAAAGTGGAAAAGGAGAAACTTCTACTGCACCAAATCTTCTTCAGAAATGCCAAAAAACTGCTACAGCTGTTGAAGAGAACGATGGTGGGAAATCGTCGAGGCAGCTGAGGAAGCGAGTAGCTTGCCAACTTATTGATGAGGCGAATGATGAGGATAATGAAAATGGTGGCTTCTGCGCTGAACCTCCCAGTACTTCTAATGTAGATGAAGACTATGATGATGGATATAGAGTGGAGAGTACATCCCAGAAGAAAAGAGCTCCAAGAAAGTCAAAGAAACCTGAGGCTGAAAATGGAAAGCCTGTACGAAAGCGTAAGAGGGCCAATGAAGTAGCAGACGACTCAACCAAGGAACCTCCCAAAAAATTTTCTCATTCAACTCGTCGAAATAGAGGACGCG TTGACAAGGATTTACTTGAAACCCCGTGGGATGAAATTGACCATCAAAGGTTGCCTATCAAGGATCTTATTTTGCATGCAGAGTATAGGGAGCGATCAGCG AGCAAAGAGGCAGGAAGATCAAAAACACCCTTGACCAATTTAAG ATCTTACAATTCCTTTAACGAGGAATCATCTTATAATAGAGAGGAGACCTTTGCTTCAGAACAGGGCAGAGGCTCTGATGATGATCAACCGAACTATGAGGTTCAACCAAATGAAACTCTCATTAATTACCAGTCTTTCATGGACAAAGCTCCCAGTACAAGATGGTCAAAACAAGACACAGAACTGTTCTATGAG GCTGTTCGGCAGTTTGGGACAGATTTTTCTATGATACAACAACTTTTTCCCAGTCGAACACGTCATCAAGTCAAGTTGAAATTTAAGAAGGAAGAGCGTCAATATCCCGTAAGGCTTTCTGAAGCCCTGACAAGTCGTGCCAAAG ATCATTCCCATTTCCAATTGGTGATTGATCGCCTGCAAGAAGCTTCTCAGGCAGAAGAACACTCTAATGTAGAGGACTCAGTTGGTGTAACAGgcgaggaggaggaggaggtggtggaATTGACAACTCAAGCCAAG TTATTGATGTGTGCGCAGGAGGAAGTGGCAAAACCTGAGCAGGATGAGGAAGCAGTTAAAGATCAGGATGTAGATTTTGCCGGAGGAGCTCAAAGTCCAGTGAAGGCTGATGCAAGCGATGATGAGGTCTTTAACTGGAGTCAATATAAAAGTGATTATTAG